GCGCGGTTCCCGGCGTGCCGACGCCGTACGTGTCGGCGATCGTCGACCTCGACGGCGGGGGAGTGGTGAAGACGAACCTGCTCGACGTCGCGCCCGATCCCGAGGTCGTGCAGCTCGGCATGCCGGTGAAGCTCACGACGTTCGTGGCCGGCACCGACGACGACGGCACCGAGGCCGTCGCCTTCGCGTTCGTGCCCGCGAACGCGTAGCGCGCCACTATGTCGTGAGGTGGATTCGCGCGCTCGTCGTGCTCGTCGCGTTCGTTCTCGCCACGGGCGCGGTCGTGTGGGTCAGCGCGTTCGGGTTCCACGATC
The DNA window shown above is from Acidimicrobiia bacterium and carries:
- a CDS encoding OB-fold domain-containing protein gives rise to the protein MAKQIAIVDYLVLEDGGGHLEAWEAVDSGALYFDRRNADAKGGGTEFKRRKLASTGKVRSFTIVHRAVPGVPTPYVSAIVDLDGGGVVKTNLLDVAPDPEVVQLGMPVKLTTFVAGTDDDGTEAVAFAFVPANA